One Streptomyces umbrinus genomic window, GTACTGGTCGCGGCAGCGCGCGACGGAGGACCCCGACCCGCTCGCCGCGCAGGCCGTCGCCGACGCGCCGCCGGAGGCTCAGGCCCCGCCCGTCCCCGCCTCGTTCCCCTCCTGGTGGCGCGAGCCCATCGTCAAGGACGGCACGTATGTGGGCGGCACGGGCTATCTGTGGGGCCCCAAGGACGTGCGCGAGCGCGACATCGCGGCGGCGATCACCATCGCGCAGGGCGGCGGCCACGGCCGGGACATACGGACCCGGGCGCCCAAGCCGCGCGGCCCCCGCTCGATCGGCGGCTCGGTGTTCCTGCTCGCCCTCCTCGCGGGCCTGCTCGCCACCCGCCTGACCTGGGAGGACCGCGCACTGGGCGCCAGCCTGGAGACCGGCCTGGCCTGCGCGCTCGGCGTGCTCGGCCTGGGCATCGCGGTCAGCGCGTTCCGGGGGCGCACCGGAGCGGGGTCGATCTTCCTCGCCATCGTCACGGCGGGCCTGCTGGCGTGCTCGGCGGCGCTGCCGAAGGACATCACCACCCACTGGGTCCGTACGGACTGGACACCGGCCACGGCCGCCGCCGTACAGGAGCACTACGACCTCGGCACCGGCGTCGGCACGCTCGACCTCAGCCGGATCGACCTCGCCGAGGGCCAGACCGTGACGACCAACGCCGAGGTGGGGATGGGACAGCTCAAGGTGATCCTGCCCAAGGACGTGACGGTGAAGCTGGTCATCGAAGTGGGCGTCGGCGACATCCAGTTGCCGGGCGACGACCAGAAGGACGTGGACGTGGCCCCGGGCAAGCACAAGCAGGTGACGCTCTCCCCCAAGGGAGAGAGCACGGACAGGACCGAGGCAGGCGGCACGCTCGACCTCACCCTCGAAGTCGGCATCGGACAGGCGGAGGTCACCCGTGTCACGTCATGAGTTCCAGCCCGGCCGGCTCATCGCGGGCTTCTTCCTCACCCTCACGGGCGTCGTCTACGCCGGGGACGCGGGCGAGGCCTGGGACACCCCGTGGTTCGTGGTGATCCCCCTCGTCACAGCCGGCCTCTGCCTGGCAGCCGCGGCAGGCACCCTGGCCCACGGAATCCGCCGCCGGCGCGCACGGCTCACGCGAGAGCCCAAGGAATCCAAGGAGGCCACACACACCCCGGCCCAGTAGAGGTGCGCCCCTCAGGGGCGCGGGGCTCTGACATTTACGGCTCCGCCGCGGGGCGCGACAAGCCCCCACCGACCCGCAGGTCAGTCACACGCTTCCGGCGGAGGAGCCGGTCGAACGCCTAGTAGGCGCTGCTCGTCCGGCGCCGACGCCGGGACCGAATCATCGCGTCCACCGAGAACACCGACGCCCCAGCCAGTACGATCGGCAGCCAGGCCATCAGGTAGGGAAGGTCGTTGCCGTAGTAGTACGGGTCCGACGCCCAGCTCACCGTCAGCCAGAGGCTGAGGGAGATCAGGGCGCCGCCGAACGCGGCGAGACGAGCGAAGAGACCGATCAGCGTGCCGATACCCACCGCGAGCTCACCGAAGGCGATGGCATAGCCGAAGCCGACGGGATTCTTGAGGGCGAGATCGACGAGCGCGGGAATGGCCGACGAGTCGCGCACCGTCCGCATCAGGTCGCCGACCGATCCGGCCCCCGCGTCGTGCATGAAGGCGCTGTCGGTCAGCTTGTCGATTCCCGCGTAGATGAAGGTGACACCGAGGAAGACCCGCAGCGGAAGCAGGGCGTATCGCGTCGCGGCATCCCGCCAGTCACCGCCGCCGTCGTCCATGTACCCGGAGTGCGTGTCCATTCGCATGCCGTGAGCCATCGCTCTCCGCCGCCTCTCGCCCGCCGAACGGTTCACCCCTCAACAGACGATACGTACGACGGCGAGCTCCCGCTCAAGAGCGGACGCACAAATTTTCACCAGGTCCCCCTGAACATCCCCTTTTGAGCCCGTACGGGAACGGAGGACCCGCATCCGCACGCCACCCTCCGGAGAGATACCCATGCGGCGTCCATGCGGGTGGCGGGAGCCGCGGGCCGGA contains:
- a CDS encoding PspC domain-containing protein is translated as MTDHQHAAPGPGPGSGPAGSGIPGAEPQDTVPAAGVRATAGEEPRAPGEPRTPGSPVPPGEPGEPEVPRKFRRDPRHKMLGGVCAGLGRHCDMDPVIFRIVLAVLSATGGLGLIFYGFAWLFVPNDDEDENEVRKLLTGRVDGQALAGVLFALVGCGVFLSMLTNSGVLTFATTLSLLLAGAGYWSRQRATEDPDPLAAQAVADAPPEAQAPPVPASFPSWWREPIVKDGTYVGGTGYLWGPKDVRERDIAAAITIAQGGGHGRDIRTRAPKPRGPRSIGGSVFLLALLAGLLATRLTWEDRALGASLETGLACALGVLGLGIAVSAFRGRTGAGSIFLAIVTAGLLACSAALPKDITTHWVRTDWTPATAAAVQEHYDLGTGVGTLDLSRIDLAEGQTVTTNAEVGMGQLKVILPKDVTVKLVIEVGVGDIQLPGDDQKDVDVAPGKHKQVTLSPKGESTDRTEAGGTLDLTLEVGIGQAEVTRVTS
- a CDS encoding DoxX family protein, which produces MRMDTHSGYMDDGGGDWRDAATRYALLPLRVFLGVTFIYAGIDKLTDSAFMHDAGAGSVGDLMRTVRDSSAIPALVDLALKNPVGFGYAIAFGELAVGIGTLIGLFARLAAFGGALISLSLWLTVSWASDPYYYGNDLPYLMAWLPIVLAGASVFSVDAMIRSRRRRRTSSAY